The following coding sequences lie in one Alicyclobacillus curvatus genomic window:
- a CDS encoding heterocycloanthracin/sonorensin family bacteriocin, which yields MDDFKKDIQKLDLGDLHAGQMSPTQKTGKYDTVLVQCGGCGGCFRCGGCGGCFRCGGCAGCAGCFRCAGCFGCAGCFRCGGCFW from the coding sequence ATGGACGATTTCAAGAAGGACATTCAGAAGCTGGACCTCGGCGATCTGCACGCAGGACAGATGAGCCCGACTCAAAAGACCGGGAAGTACGACACAGTCCTTGTGCAATGCGGTGGTTGCGGCGGGTGTTTCCGTTGCGGTGGTTGCGGCGGTTGTTTCCGCTGCGGTGGATGCGCCGGATGCGCTGGATGTTTTCGTTGTGCTGGGTGCTTCGGCTGTGCAGGCTGTTTCCGCTGCGGAGGCTGCTTTTGGTAA
- the htpG gene encoding molecular chaperone HtpG, whose translation MEKTPFKAESQRLLEMMMHSIYSHKEIFLRELISNASDAIDKIYYKALTDDTLAFDKDSYYIRVKADKDNRTLTVCDTGIGMTKEELEENLGVIAQSGSLAFKRDNEVEDEHSIIGQFGVGFYSAFMVADVVTVITRALGSDTAYKWESAGVDGYTIEPVEKETVGTEIMLKIKENSEDEHYDDYLEEYRLRSIIKKYSDFIRYPIKMEVTGQRAKEGSEDEFEEYSEEETVNSMVPIWRKNKSELTDEDYETFYMEKHYGFDKPLAHLHVSVDGAVRYNAILYIPERAPFDYYTKEYEKGLELYSNGVLIMSKAPDLLPDYYSFVKGMVDSEDLSLNISREILQQDKQLKLIAKNIKSKVTKELERLQKDDREKYETFYKVFGTQLKYGVYSDFGSNKDDLQDLLMFYSSKEKKLVTLAEYVSRMPEEQKYIYYATGETYERINKLPQTELVADKGYEILYFIEDVDEFAIKMLMTYKEKEFRSVSSGDLGIDADDSQDDAEAAKEDKALFDEMKNILGDKVKDVRVSKRLKNHPVCLTADGEITIEMEKVLRTMPNNQDVKAEKVLELNIHHEVFQALQSAFETDKDKLRLFTNLLYNQALLIEGLPIADPVDFTNDICKIMVS comes from the coding sequence ATGGAAAAGACGCCATTTAAAGCGGAGTCGCAACGGCTACTCGAAATGATGATGCACTCCATCTACTCGCACAAGGAAATATTCCTGCGCGAATTGATCTCCAATGCGAGTGACGCGATTGACAAGATCTATTATAAAGCCCTAACGGACGATACCCTGGCATTTGATAAGGACAGCTACTATATCCGGGTGAAAGCCGACAAGGACAATCGAACCTTGACTGTTTGTGATACCGGCATTGGCATGACCAAGGAAGAGTTGGAAGAGAACCTGGGTGTCATTGCCCAGAGCGGATCGCTCGCGTTTAAGCGCGACAACGAGGTCGAAGACGAACACAGCATCATCGGGCAATTTGGTGTGGGCTTCTATTCTGCATTCATGGTTGCGGACGTTGTGACCGTCATCACGCGTGCACTTGGGAGCGACACGGCATACAAGTGGGAATCGGCAGGGGTCGACGGGTATACGATTGAGCCAGTCGAGAAGGAAACCGTCGGGACGGAAATCATGCTCAAAATCAAAGAGAACAGCGAAGATGAGCACTATGACGACTATCTCGAAGAGTATAGGCTCCGGTCAATTATCAAGAAGTATTCCGATTTCATCCGCTATCCCATCAAGATGGAAGTGACGGGGCAACGGGCCAAAGAAGGCAGTGAAGACGAGTTCGAGGAATACAGCGAAGAGGAAACGGTCAACAGCATGGTTCCCATCTGGAGGAAGAACAAGAGTGAGCTGACGGATGAGGACTATGAAACGTTCTACATGGAGAAGCACTATGGCTTCGACAAGCCGCTTGCACATCTTCACGTCAGTGTTGACGGAGCGGTGCGCTATAACGCAATTTTGTACATCCCTGAGCGCGCGCCTTTTGACTACTATACAAAGGAATACGAAAAAGGCCTCGAGCTGTATTCGAACGGCGTGCTCATCATGAGCAAAGCTCCTGATTTGCTTCCTGACTATTATAGTTTTGTCAAAGGTATGGTCGATTCAGAAGACCTCTCACTTAATATTTCCAGAGAAATCCTGCAGCAGGACAAGCAACTGAAGCTGATTGCAAAGAACATCAAGAGCAAGGTGACCAAAGAGTTGGAGCGCCTGCAAAAAGACGACCGAGAGAAATATGAGACCTTCTACAAGGTGTTTGGTACGCAGCTGAAATACGGGGTGTACAGTGACTTTGGCAGCAACAAAGACGATTTGCAGGATTTGCTCATGTTCTACTCGTCGAAGGAAAAGAAACTGGTGACATTAGCGGAATACGTTTCCAGGATGCCGGAGGAACAAAAGTACATTTACTACGCGACGGGTGAAACGTACGAGCGGATAAACAAACTGCCACAGACAGAACTTGTGGCAGACAAGGGTTACGAGATTTTGTATTTTATCGAAGACGTCGACGAATTTGCCATCAAAATGTTGATGACATACAAGGAAAAGGAATTCCGGTCGGTCTCGAGCGGCGATTTGGGGATTGACGCGGATGACAGTCAGGACGATGCCGAAGCGGCCAAAGAGGACAAGGCGTTGTTTGATGAGATGAAAAATATTCTCGGCGACAAAGTCAAGGATGTCCGGGTATCCAAGCGGTTAAAGAATCATCCTGTATGTTTGACGGCTGACGGAGAAATCACCATTGAAATGGAAAAGGTATTGCGAACCATGCCGAATAACCAAGACGTCAAAGCCGAGAAAGTGCTGGAACTGAACATCCACCACGAGGTGTTTCAGGCATTGCAGTCTGCTTTTGAAACCGACAAAGATAAGCTCCGTCTGTTTACCAATCTACTCTACAATCAGGCCCTGTTGATTGAAGGGCTTCCGATTGCCGATCCGGTAGACTTCACCAACGACATCTGCAAAATCATGGTGTCCTGA
- a CDS encoding GNAT family N-acetyltransferase, with the protein MIGVTIKGYIDSILNFISYFDNVVQFLLFAGSTLIVIFIFTLPYRLPIVTTLRNLGIPAVLTYRIVWLCRKNPRVHIRLFIELSLIRSKGVHRNQQWWSNLASEFMQWLDQQSPGRDYTIPVESCFDLTSAEFSDNIQHYLSFLKQDRARKFFGIRQDDMVSFVSMIHIREGYLAPITFITGLQDRYNEDWKKIMANYMAAFESKDAQKVVPSELFQSYTWLMWGPSYQINYDENDYKLIQYGFGDESNSIQVVLRDDAGSRETWRVLDREFGGAHDKSTFGLYCGLTARIFDSSHYFTQQRARFPSQALAFTNRLSGSGVHFIFELQESHSLTPHRKHTEYFFSAYLWLMFTVNDGNPETRFNPKNTVIFFEHANLADTGNYDFLLSCLMSKCFLHFSQVFADPLSKNRSYSFCFAMNNDIRDRFNEELAKHRAGTDNPELALAYRTRVLAEPNYSLDEVLDAFDAYFTTTESHLTFIEVSIKDDASIQKLCEFYAHIYLREFPDPNERESLDNMLMYLSKKQTRWYGQNNYHVTLMVDQHQRIVGGAIYDYIFKANCGVMEFMAVNADHRMKGYGRTLYNHVVSELRSDARKSNRKPLQFMLAEVDNPMYDHVDSEEDAIGRLHFWTKLGFEALNFPYVQPALSPEKEVVRSLVLTYRTYDELPKPTKVQVEALIPAIEEYARLAMRIEDPQQNTEIHEMTNYLRQHGEITTYSLLDLAPAKRRALI; encoded by the coding sequence ATGATTGGTGTAACGATAAAGGGGTATATCGATTCAATTTTGAATTTTATTTCCTATTTTGATAATGTGGTTCAGTTTTTGCTCTTTGCAGGTTCCACACTCATCGTCATCTTCATTTTTACGCTTCCCTATCGTTTACCCATTGTCACGACATTGAGAAATTTGGGCATCCCTGCCGTCCTAACTTATCGCATTGTCTGGTTATGCAGAAAAAACCCTCGTGTACACATCCGCCTGTTTATCGAGCTGAGCCTCATTCGCTCCAAAGGTGTCCATCGGAACCAACAGTGGTGGAGCAACCTTGCCAGCGAATTCATGCAGTGGTTAGACCAGCAATCACCGGGCCGCGACTATACGATTCCCGTGGAATCGTGCTTTGATTTAACGTCGGCAGAGTTCTCTGACAACATCCAGCACTATCTCTCCTTTCTCAAACAGGACAGGGCCCGTAAATTTTTTGGAATTCGACAGGACGATATGGTGTCCTTCGTGTCCATGATACATATCCGAGAAGGGTACCTAGCCCCAATTACGTTCATCACGGGCTTGCAAGACCGCTACAACGAGGACTGGAAGAAAATTATGGCGAACTACATGGCAGCGTTTGAGTCCAAAGATGCACAGAAAGTCGTTCCATCGGAATTGTTCCAAAGTTATACCTGGTTAATGTGGGGGCCGAGTTACCAAATCAACTACGACGAGAATGACTACAAGCTGATTCAGTACGGGTTTGGTGATGAATCCAATTCCATCCAGGTTGTGTTAAGGGACGATGCAGGCAGCAGAGAGACGTGGAGGGTACTCGACCGCGAGTTTGGCGGCGCTCATGATAAGAGCACCTTCGGTTTATACTGCGGTCTGACGGCGAGAATCTTTGATTCGAGCCACTACTTCACACAACAGCGTGCACGATTTCCCAGCCAGGCCCTGGCGTTCACGAATCGTCTAAGCGGTTCCGGGGTTCACTTCATCTTTGAATTGCAGGAGTCACACTCGCTGACGCCGCACAGAAAGCATACAGAGTACTTCTTTTCGGCATATCTGTGGTTGATGTTTACTGTGAATGACGGGAATCCGGAGACGCGATTCAATCCAAAAAATACGGTGATTTTCTTTGAACACGCCAATCTGGCGGATACCGGGAACTACGATTTTCTTCTCTCCTGTTTGATGTCAAAGTGTTTTCTTCACTTTTCTCAAGTGTTTGCGGACCCTTTGTCAAAGAATCGTTCCTATTCGTTTTGCTTCGCGATGAACAATGACATTAGAGATAGGTTCAATGAAGAACTCGCCAAACATCGAGCTGGCACAGACAACCCTGAACTGGCCCTCGCCTACCGCACGCGCGTGTTGGCAGAACCGAATTACTCACTTGACGAAGTACTCGATGCCTTTGATGCCTATTTTACAACGACCGAATCTCATCTGACGTTTATTGAAGTGAGCATAAAGGATGATGCGTCCATCCAAAAGCTCTGCGAGTTTTATGCTCACATTTATCTTCGAGAATTTCCCGATCCGAACGAACGAGAGAGTCTCGACAACATGCTTATGTACTTGTCGAAAAAGCAAACTCGCTGGTATGGACAGAACAACTACCATGTGACCCTGATGGTTGACCAACATCAGCGCATTGTCGGAGGCGCCATATACGACTACATCTTTAAAGCCAACTGTGGTGTGATGGAGTTCATGGCTGTTAACGCGGACCATCGAATGAAAGGCTACGGCCGCACCCTGTATAACCATGTTGTATCCGAGCTTCGATCCGACGCACGGAAATCCAATCGCAAACCGCTCCAATTCATGTTGGCGGAGGTCGACAACCCAATGTATGACCACGTAGACAGCGAAGAAGATGCCATCGGACGACTGCATTTTTGGACAAAACTAGGGTTCGAGGCGCTCAATTTCCCGTACGTCCAACCTGCCTTATCTCCGGAAAAGGAAGTCGTCAGGTCCCTTGTACTCACATATCGAACTTACGACGAATTGCCAAAGCCAACCAAGGTCCAGGTCGAAGCACTCATTCCTGCAATTGAGGAATACGCACGACTCGCAATGAGGATTGAAGACCCGCAGCAAAACACAGAAATACATGAGATGACAAACTATCTCCGTCAACATGGGGAAATCACAACCTATTCATTGCTCGACCTTGCCCCCGCTAAGCGTCGTGCCCTGATTTAA
- a CDS encoding MFS transporter — MNIDNTHQTRWQIALILFFLTSAVESMSMSHVFAFMPVYLQSMHVSYVETWVGILSAVTFVVGLPLVPLWGVWAERYGGKIVVIRSAYVEMIVFVVLALSHSLIGVFAAMMLVGFQLGNTGIMLAAIRQATPDGRVGFAVSVFSVSSSVGMAGGPLVGGIVTGLHLLNLHGLYMLDGGLSFLTGSMLLAFYREPKPKSKSTHASSLQSAQESAWSTAWRSIRFTFSLPVTWSLFAIYTVLMMARQMVNPYLPIAIEHLPLHMLSTTMSIGGLMGLAAVIGAIITIAAGRLGDKIGFNRILMIAFIASLPAVLVLGLARNVAWFTLALTVFSAGYSMGGAMVFALFSTRIPETHRSTAMNLVYLPLYVGGIIGPGIASALTRVGLFGPFAGAGILFLLAIIITATTRKHTQTEPANAKLSVTG, encoded by the coding sequence ATGAACATCGATAACACCCACCAGACACGCTGGCAAATTGCCCTCATCTTGTTTTTTCTCACATCCGCCGTGGAATCGATGTCCATGAGCCATGTGTTTGCCTTTATGCCGGTCTATTTACAGTCGATGCATGTTTCTTACGTGGAAACCTGGGTTGGTATCCTGTCCGCGGTGACTTTCGTCGTCGGCCTGCCGCTCGTCCCGCTGTGGGGTGTATGGGCCGAGAGGTACGGTGGAAAAATCGTCGTCATCCGCAGTGCTTATGTGGAAATGATAGTGTTTGTCGTTCTTGCGCTCAGTCACTCTCTCATCGGAGTCTTTGCCGCCATGATGCTGGTAGGTTTTCAACTTGGCAACACAGGCATCATGCTCGCTGCGATCCGCCAGGCAACTCCTGATGGGCGTGTCGGGTTTGCAGTCTCCGTATTCAGCGTGTCGTCCTCAGTCGGCATGGCGGGCGGTCCCCTCGTAGGTGGAATCGTCACCGGACTTCACCTGCTGAATTTGCACGGACTGTACATGCTCGATGGCGGACTCTCCTTTCTGACCGGTTCCATGCTGCTTGCGTTTTACCGGGAACCGAAACCCAAATCTAAATCCACGCATGCATCTAGTCTCCAATCAGCGCAGGAGTCAGCTTGGAGTACGGCTTGGCGATCCATTCGCTTCACGTTCAGCCTGCCAGTGACCTGGAGTCTGTTTGCCATTTATACGGTCTTAATGATGGCTCGCCAGATGGTCAATCCCTATCTCCCTATCGCTATCGAACACCTGCCTCTACACATGCTGTCAACGACCATGTCTATCGGTGGTCTGATGGGACTAGCCGCTGTCATCGGAGCCATCATCACGATTGCGGCTGGACGATTGGGTGACAAAATTGGATTTAACCGAATTTTAATGATTGCGTTTATCGCTTCTCTCCCCGCAGTGCTTGTTCTTGGCCTAGCGCGAAATGTTGCCTGGTTTACTCTAGCTTTGACCGTGTTTAGCGCCGGTTACAGCATGGGCGGAGCCATGGTATTTGCGCTGTTCTCAACACGGATTCCCGAGACGCATCGAAGCACTGCAATGAATCTTGTTTACCTTCCTCTTTATGTGGGTGGCATCATTGGACCTGGTATTGCCTCAGCGCTTACCCGCGTGGGCCTGTTCGGTCCTTTTGCCGGGGCAGGCATCCTATTTCTGCTTGCTATCATCATTACGGCCACAACCCGTAAGCATACACAGACCGAGCCAGCCAACGCCAAGCTATCAGTGACAGGCTAA